One Bradyrhizobium sp. ISRA464 genomic window carries:
- the uppS gene encoding polyprenyl diphosphate synthase, with the protein MMQVTALATSDACATNRGDAQLSDRPVAIRHLAVILDGNRRWAERLGLQSIEGYRAGGRNVHALLSWCSEAGIPIVTLWPLSAENLTRDPEELHALLTVIADVFEELACSHLWHLRAIGDLSRLPPDAERRIRNAECHTAGIAGLDVNIAVAYSGRLELLHAIRTLIADHLTAGTVDTLQTDLGPESIASRLYTAGQSDPDLVIRTSGEQRLSNFMLWQCAFSEFHFTPVCWPDFSRADFEEALTVYRLRHRRFGQ; encoded by the coding sequence ATGATGCAAGTCACCGCTTTGGCTACTTCCGACGCGTGCGCGACGAACCGGGGCGATGCGCAGTTGTCCGATCGACCCGTAGCGATTCGGCATCTTGCCGTCATCCTCGACGGCAACCGGCGGTGGGCGGAACGACTCGGCCTGCAGTCGATCGAAGGCTACCGGGCAGGGGGACGCAACGTTCATGCCCTGTTATCGTGGTGCAGCGAGGCCGGCATTCCGATAGTCACTCTATGGCCGCTGTCCGCAGAAAACCTCACTCGCGATCCGGAAGAACTGCACGCACTGCTGACCGTCATCGCCGATGTTTTTGAGGAACTTGCATGCAGCCACCTCTGGCACCTGCGCGCGATCGGCGACCTGTCCCGTCTTCCGCCCGATGCGGAGCGCCGCATTCGCAACGCCGAGTGCCATACTGCAGGCATTGCCGGGCTCGACGTGAACATCGCCGTCGCATACAGCGGCCGCCTCGAATTGCTGCATGCCATCAGGACGCTGATCGCGGACCACCTCACGGCCGGCACCGTGGACACGCTGCAAACTGACCTGGGTCCTGAATCGATCGCGAGCCGGCTCTATACGGCAGGGCAATCCGATCCGGATCTCGTCATCCGGACGTCCGGAGAGCAGCGGCTGTCGAACTTTATGCTTTGGCAGTGTGCGTTCTCCGAGTTTCATTTTACGCCGGTCTGTTGGCCTGATTTCAGCCGCGCGGATTTCGAGGAGGCGCTCACGGTCTATCGGTTGCGGCATCGCAGATTCGGGCAATGA
- a CDS encoding NEL-type E3 ubiquitin ligase domain-containing protein, producing MISRSTSPTRPRCASHWSYVRFLTVSHVARDDVAGAMATVPGEEARGFADYLATRWHPWGTVLRRIASDDHAEMEDRLIARWAMSFKLA from the coding sequence ATGATATCGAGGTCTACCTCGCCTACCAGACCCCGTTGCGCGAGCCATTGGAGCTACGTGCGCTTTCTTACTGTCTCTCACGTCGCCCGAGACGACGTTGCCGGGGCCATGGCGACGGTGCCGGGCGAGGAAGCTAGAGGCTTTGCGGACTATTTGGCTACACGTTGGCATCCTTGGGGCACCGTGCTGAGGCGCATTGCCTCGGATGACCATGCAGAGATGGAAGATCGGCTCATCGCGCGATGGGCGATGAGTTTCAAACTCGCCTGA
- a CDS encoding ArdC-like ssDNA-binding domain-containing protein, with protein sequence MRKAETGTLVVYADKIIRKETNSETGDEAERAIPFMKGYTVFNAEQIYQGMCRVGSERRSL encoded by the coding sequence ATTCGCAAAGCCGAAACCGGAACGCTCGTGGTCTATGCCGACAAGATCATTCGCAAAGAGACGAATTCCGAGACCGGCGACGAAGCCGAACGGGCGATTCCTTTCATGAAGGGCTACACGGTCTTTAACGCTGAGCAAATCTACCAAGGGATGTGCAGGGTAGGTTCTGAACGTCGGTCGCTCTGA